One part of the Macrobrachium nipponense isolate FS-2020 chromosome 38, ASM1510439v2, whole genome shotgun sequence genome encodes these proteins:
- the LOC135209500 gene encoding transcription initiation factor TFIID subunit 1-like, whose protein sequence is MPSFEDAINQLKTTLKNSQAHSAFQNNQSQDNLDIYSKPKLNNKSTVPITDFNNIPQFAEPETAELITIDPSQSFVSFNIINPPSYYITTHSVTNASSRLTFSEPEYDRYYLNTDTLKKPSDLQAHSNAKVSNTSHSHSKHSSSSKSHSSSKHSSKDRESKSSSHSHSNSKSHSGSHSHGESKSSTTAHSDSSTKHSKSSNKEHSEPSSKHSKSEGHSSSKSSNKEHKEHKEHKEHKEHKEHKEHKEYKEHKEHSESGTKHSKSDGHSSHKSSSSHSHGSKSSKSKSGHHRSHSSGKSHSHGHSHSSKHHHSKSDPSHSHSHESASHTQTLPNPKTSQSKTSPGSSKSLNIPVTAQPPTSPSNTLPKTSSSSQHSLHTPKSVQPKTSPNASRSPSSYSTGQPEASTSATPALPPPPSPSDVPNVRALINFYENSLYSLASMNTPISLTARNAPSSQFPPSRNDEEDQDERYSRPHSSSNSRRRANDAPRPIVPLNAHPHPLAALNTPTSHPRRAH, encoded by the coding sequence ATTAATCAGCTGAAAACTACCTTGAAAAACAGTCAGGCTCACTCAGCATTCCAAAATAACCAGTCACAGGATAATCTGGATATATATAGCAAACCGAaactcaacaataaaagtacTGTGCCAATTACAGATTTTAATAACATTCCTCAGTTTGCTGAACCTGAAACGGCTGAGCTGATTACGATAGATCCAAGTCAGTCGTTCGTAAGTTTTAACATTATAAATCCGCCATCATATTACATTACAACTCATTCAGTTACAAACGCAAGTAGTAGGTTAACATTTTCAGAACCTGAGTACGATAGGTATTATCTTAACACTGACACTCTTAAGAAGCCTAGTGATCTTCAAGCTCATAGTAATGCCAAAGTTTCTAACACTAGCCATTCACATAGTAAACATTCTAGTTCCTCAAAGTCCCATTCCAGTTCCAAACACTCCAGTAAGGACAGAGAGAGTAAATCTTCAAGCCATTCCCACTCTAATTCCAAGTCACACTCCGGCAGCCACTCCCACGGGGAATCTAAATCTTCTACCACAGCACATTCTGATTCAAGTACTAAACACTCAAAATCCTCGAACAAGGAACACTCTGAGCCTAGTTCTAAGCACTCTAAGTCCGAGGGTCATTCAAGTTCTAAATCTTCAAATAAGGAACATAAGGAGCATAAGGAACATAAGGAGCATAAGGAACATAAGGAACATAAGGAACATAAGGAATATAAGGAACATAAGGAACACTCTGAATCTGGCACTAAGCATTCAAAGTCTGATGGCCATTCGAGCCACAAATCTTCGAGTTCTCACTCTCATGGCTCCAAGTCTTCTAAATCAAAATCAGGCCACCACCGCTCCCACAGCAGCGGTAAAAGTCACTCCCATGGCCACTCGCACAGCTCAAAACACCATCACTCTAAGTCAGACCCGAGTCACAGTCACTCTCATGAGAGTGCCAGTCATACTCAGACCCTGCCAAACCCTAAGACCAGTCAGTCCAAGACTAGCCCCGGGTCTAGCAAGTCTCTTAACATCCCAGTGACCGCGCAGCCACCAACTAGTCCAAGCAATACATTACCCAAAACTAGCTCTAGCTCACAACATTCCTTGCACACGCCAAAATCTGTCCAGCCAAAAACGAGTCCGAATGCAAGCAGGTCCCCGTCTAGTTATAGCACAGGCCAACCAGAGGCGAGCACGAGTGCTACACCggcgctcccccctcccccatcccccagcGACGTCCCAAACGTTCGGGCCCTCATCAATTTCTACGAAAACAGTCTCTACTCCTTAGCTTCCATGAACACTCCTATCTCCCTCACCGCTCGCAACGCTCCCAGCTCCCAGTTCCCACCGAGTCGCAACGATGAAGAAGACCAAGATGAACGGTATTCTCGTCCTCACTCATCAAGCAACTCGCGAAGGAGGGCGAACGACGCCCCTCGACCCATAGTTCCCTTAAACGCCCACCCTCATCCATTGGCCGCCCTCAATACGCCCACTAGTCATCCACGCCGGGCCCATTAG